Proteins from one Coffea arabica cultivar ET-39 chromosome 8c, Coffea Arabica ET-39 HiFi, whole genome shotgun sequence genomic window:
- the LOC140013879 gene encoding uncharacterized protein isoform X4, giving the protein MVRGRDACWEHCVLVDATRQKVRCNYCQREFSGGVYRMKFHLAQIKNKDIVPCSEVPTHVRDHIQTILSTPKKQKTTKKQKVDQVANGQQHSSSASGGVHPNHGSSGHNDNTSPSLLFPRSSPSGQQTIDNAQNQKHDYADIKIAAFFFQNSIPFSAAKSTYYQEMVDAIAECGVGYKAPSYDRLRCSLLDKVKADINVTYNKLKNEWKEMGCTLLCDCWSDGRSKTLVAFSVTCPRGTLFLRSIDISGHADDPHYLFDLLESVVLEVGVENVVQVITESTVSYIYAGRLLMEKYPSLFWSPCASHCINKMLEDFNKQDWVNRVLEEANTITKYIYRVVAHFLSLRSLVIQEDNLKHMFSHTEWLSSLDSRQSEAQAVISLLHLERFWKAAHEAVAVSEPLVKILRIVDGDMPAMGYIYAAMERAKISIKTYYRSLEEKYVPMWEIIDRRWYMQLHSPLHAAAAFLNPSVFYSPTFRIDSRVRNGFQEAMIKMATEERDKIEITKEHPIYVNAQGALGTEFALKGRTLNAPGDWWAGYGYEIPTLQRAAIQILSQPCSSHWCRWNWSTFENMHNNRRFRAELDKSSDLVFVHCNLWLQAISRSRDGKNRPINFNEVDVSSEWPTESEACSPLFDDAWLDYLHPESRGNSFANYENLN; this is encoded by the exons ATGGTTCGTGGGAGAGATGCCTGTTGGGAACATTGTGTTCTAGTTGATGCAACTAGGCAAAAGGTTAGGTGTAATTACTGTCAGAGGGAGTTCAGCGGAGGAGTTTACCGGATGAAGTTTCATTTGGCACAGATAAAGAACAAGGATATAGTTCCATGCAGTGAAGTACCAACCCATGTTCGGGACCATATACAAACTATACTCAGCACACCCAAGAAACAGAAGACTACTAAGAAACAGAAGGTGGATCAAGTTGCCAATGGTCAGCAGCATAGCTCTTCAGCTAGTGGTGGTGTCCATCCCAACCATGGATCAAGTGGACACAATGATAACACTAGCCCTTCTTTGTTATTCCCACGCTCTTCTCCAAGTGGACAACAAACAATTGATAATGCTCAAAACCAAAAGCATGACTATGCTGATATAAAAATTGCTGCCTTCTTCTTTCAGAATTCCATTCCCTTTAGTGCTGCCAAATCAACATATTACCAGGAAATGGTGGATGCTATAGCGGAATGTGGGGTGGGCTACAAAGCACCAAGTTATGATAGGTTAAGGTGTAGCCTCTTGGATAAAGTAAAGGCTGATATAAACGTGACTTACAACAAactaaaaaatgagtggaaagaAATGGGTTGTACACTCTTGTGCGATTGCTGGTCTGATGGTAGGAGCAAAACGCTTGTAGCTTTTTCTGTTACATGTCCCAGAGGAACATTATTTCTTAGGTCCATTGATATATCTGGCCATGCAGATGATCCTCATTATTTGTTTGATCTTCTTGAATCTGTAGTTCTGGAAGTTGGTGTCGAGAATGTTGTTCAAGTGATAACAGAAAGCACTGTTAGTTATATCTATGCAGGCAGGCTTCTCATGGAAAAATATCCTTCATTGTTCTGGTCTCCATGTGCTTCACATTGTATAAACAAGATGTTGGAAGATTTTAATAAGCAAGATTGGGTGAACAGAGTCTTGGAAGAAGCAAATACCATCACAAAATACATATACA GAGTTGTAGCTCATTTCCTCTCTTTGAGGTCCCTTGTGATTCAAGAGGATAATTTGAAGCACATGTTCTCTCATACAGAGTGGTTATCATCCTTAGACAGCAGGCAGTCTGAAGCTCAAGCTGTCATTTCACTGTTGCACCTAGAGAGATTCTGGAAGGCTGCCCATGAAGCTGTTGCAGTATCTGAACCACTAGTTAAGATCTTGAGAATTGTAGATGGGGACATGCCTGCCATGGGCTACATATATGCAGCAATGGAGAGGGCTAAAATTAGTATTAAGACATACTATAGAAGTTTGGAGGAAAAATACGTGCCAATGTGGGAAATAATCGACAGAAGATGGTACATGCAACTTCATTCCCCACTTCATGCAGCAGCTGCATTCCTTAATCCTTCTGTATTCTACAGCCCTACCTTTAGGATTGACTCAAGGGTGAGGAATGGTTTTCAAGAAGCCATGATAAAGATGGCTACAGAGGAAagggacaagattgaaatcacTAAAGAACACCCTATATATGTAAATGCTCAAGGTGCTTTGGGGACTGAATTTGCTTTAAAGGGCCGGACATTGAATGCTCCAG GTGATTGGTGGGCTGGATATGGTTATGAAATTCCTACACTGCAGAGAGCTGCTATCCAAATTTTAAGTCAACCGTGTAGCTCCCACTGGTGTAGATGGAACTGGAGTACTTTTGAGAACATGCATAATAACAGACGTTTTAGAGCAGAGCTTGACAAATCCAGTGATTTAGTTTTTGTACACTGCAATCTCTGGTTGCAGGCAATTTCTAGAAGCAGAGACGGCAAGAATAGGCCAATCAATTTTAATGAGGTAGATGTCAGTTCTGAGTGGCCTACAGAATCTGAAGCTTGCTCCCCTCTTTTTGACGATGCATGGTTGGATTATCTTCACCCTGAGAGTAGAGGTAATTCTTTTGCCAATTatgaaaatttaaattga
- the LOC140013879 gene encoding uncharacterized protein isoform X1, giving the protein MVRGRDACWEHCVLVDATRQKVRCNYCQREFSGGVYRMKFHLAQIKNKDIVPCSEVPTHVRDHIQTILSTPKKQKTTKKQKVDQVANGQQHSSSASGGVHPNHGSSGHNDNTSPSLLFPRSSPSGQQTIDNAQNQKHDYADIKIAAFFFQNSIPFSAAKSTYYQEMVDAIAECGVGYKAPSYDRLRCSLLDKVKADINVTYNKLKNEWKEMGCTLLCDCWSDGRSKTLVAFSVTCPRGTLFLRSIDISGHADDPHYLFDLLESVVLEVGVENVVQVITESTVSYIYAGRLLMEKYPSLFWSPCASHCINKMLEDFNKQDWVNRVLEEANTITKYIYSNDSILAMIKKFTSGAELIRPKFSGVVAHFLSLRSLVIQEDNLKHMFSHTEWLSSLDSRQSEAQAVISLLHLERFWKAAHEAVAVSEPLVKILRIVDGDMPAMGYIYAAMERAKISIKTYYRSLEEKYVPMWEIIDRRWYMQLHSPLHAAAAFLNPSVFYSPTFRIDSRVRNGFQEAMIKMATEERDKIEITKEHPIYVNAQGALGTEFALKGRTLNAPGDWWAGYGYEIPTLQRAAIQILSQPCSSHWCRWNWSTFENMHNNRRFRAELDKSSDLVFVHCNLWLQAISRSRDGKNRPINFNEVDVSSEWPTESEACSPLFDDAWLDYLHPESRGNSFANYENLN; this is encoded by the exons ATGGTTCGTGGGAGAGATGCCTGTTGGGAACATTGTGTTCTAGTTGATGCAACTAGGCAAAAGGTTAGGTGTAATTACTGTCAGAGGGAGTTCAGCGGAGGAGTTTACCGGATGAAGTTTCATTTGGCACAGATAAAGAACAAGGATATAGTTCCATGCAGTGAAGTACCAACCCATGTTCGGGACCATATACAAACTATACTCAGCACACCCAAGAAACAGAAGACTACTAAGAAACAGAAGGTGGATCAAGTTGCCAATGGTCAGCAGCATAGCTCTTCAGCTAGTGGTGGTGTCCATCCCAACCATGGATCAAGTGGACACAATGATAACACTAGCCCTTCTTTGTTATTCCCACGCTCTTCTCCAAGTGGACAACAAACAATTGATAATGCTCAAAACCAAAAGCATGACTATGCTGATATAAAAATTGCTGCCTTCTTCTTTCAGAATTCCATTCCCTTTAGTGCTGCCAAATCAACATATTACCAGGAAATGGTGGATGCTATAGCGGAATGTGGGGTGGGCTACAAAGCACCAAGTTATGATAGGTTAAGGTGTAGCCTCTTGGATAAAGTAAAGGCTGATATAAACGTGACTTACAACAAactaaaaaatgagtggaaagaAATGGGTTGTACACTCTTGTGCGATTGCTGGTCTGATGGTAGGAGCAAAACGCTTGTAGCTTTTTCTGTTACATGTCCCAGAGGAACATTATTTCTTAGGTCCATTGATATATCTGGCCATGCAGATGATCCTCATTATTTGTTTGATCTTCTTGAATCTGTAGTTCTGGAAGTTGGTGTCGAGAATGTTGTTCAAGTGATAACAGAAAGCACTGTTAGTTATATCTATGCAGGCAGGCTTCTCATGGAAAAATATCCTTCATTGTTCTGGTCTCCATGTGCTTCACATTGTATAAACAAGATGTTGGAAGATTTTAATAAGCAAGATTGGGTGAACAGAGTCTTGGAAGAAGCAAATACCATCACAAAATACATATACAGTAATGACTCGATTCTTGCTATGATAAAAAAGTTTACTTCTGGAGCGGAACTAATTAGGCCAAAATTTTCAGGAGTTGTAGCTCATTTCCTCTCTTTGAGGTCCCTTGTGATTCAAGAGGATAATTTGAAGCACATGTTCTCTCATACAGAGTGGTTATCATCCTTAGACAGCAGGCAGTCTGAAGCTCAAGCTGTCATTTCACTGTTGCACCTAGAGAGATTCTGGAAGGCTGCCCATGAAGCTGTTGCAGTATCTGAACCACTAGTTAAGATCTTGAGAATTGTAGATGGGGACATGCCTGCCATGGGCTACATATATGCAGCAATGGAGAGGGCTAAAATTAGTATTAAGACATACTATAGAAGTTTGGAGGAAAAATACGTGCCAATGTGGGAAATAATCGACAGAAGATGGTACATGCAACTTCATTCCCCACTTCATGCAGCAGCTGCATTCCTTAATCCTTCTGTATTCTACAGCCCTACCTTTAGGATTGACTCAAGGGTGAGGAATGGTTTTCAAGAAGCCATGATAAAGATGGCTACAGAGGAAagggacaagattgaaatcacTAAAGAACACCCTATATATGTAAATGCTCAAGGTGCTTTGGGGACTGAATTTGCTTTAAAGGGCCGGACATTGAATGCTCCAG GTGATTGGTGGGCTGGATATGGTTATGAAATTCCTACACTGCAGAGAGCTGCTATCCAAATTTTAAGTCAACCGTGTAGCTCCCACTGGTGTAGATGGAACTGGAGTACTTTTGAGAACATGCATAATAACAGACGTTTTAGAGCAGAGCTTGACAAATCCAGTGATTTAGTTTTTGTACACTGCAATCTCTGGTTGCAGGCAATTTCTAGAAGCAGAGACGGCAAGAATAGGCCAATCAATTTTAATGAGGTAGATGTCAGTTCTGAGTGGCCTACAGAATCTGAAGCTTGCTCCCCTCTTTTTGACGATGCATGGTTGGATTATCTTCACCCTGAGAGTAGAGGTAATTCTTTTGCCAATTatgaaaatttaaattga
- the LOC140013879 gene encoding uncharacterized protein isoform X2 produces MVRGRDACWEHCVLVDATRQKVRCNYCQREFSGGVYRMKFHLAQIKNKDIVPCSEVPTHVRDHIQTILSTPKKQKTTKKQKVDQVANGQQHSSSASGGVHPNHGSSGHNDNTSPSLLFPRSSPSGQQTIDNAQNQKHDYADIKIAAFFFQNSIPFSAAKSTYYQEMVDAIAECGVGYKAPSYDRLRCSLLDKVKADINVTYNKLKNEWKEMGCTLLCDCWSDGRSKTLVAFSVTCPRGTLFLRSIDISGHADDPHYLFDLLESVVLEVGVENVVQVITESTVSYIYAGRLLMEKYPSLFWSPCASHCINKMLEDFNKQDWVNRVLEEANTITKYIYSNDSILAMIKKFTSGAELIRPKFSGVVAHFLSLRSLVIQEDNLKHMFSHTEWLSSLDSRQSEAQAVISLLHLERFWKAAHEAVAVSEPLVKILRIVDGDMPAMGYIYAAMERAKISIKTYYRSLEEKYVPMWEIIDRRWYMQLHSPLHAAAAFLNPSVFYSPTFRIDSRVRNGFQEAMIKMATEERDKIEITKEHPIYVNAQGALGTEFALKGRTLNAPGDWWAGYGYEIPTLQRAAIQILSQPCSSHWCRWNWSTFENMHNNRRFRAELDKSSDLVFVHCNLWLQAISRSRDGKNRPINFNEVDVSSEWPTESEACSPLFDDAWLDYLHPESRANIANDDE; encoded by the exons ATGGTTCGTGGGAGAGATGCCTGTTGGGAACATTGTGTTCTAGTTGATGCAACTAGGCAAAAGGTTAGGTGTAATTACTGTCAGAGGGAGTTCAGCGGAGGAGTTTACCGGATGAAGTTTCATTTGGCACAGATAAAGAACAAGGATATAGTTCCATGCAGTGAAGTACCAACCCATGTTCGGGACCATATACAAACTATACTCAGCACACCCAAGAAACAGAAGACTACTAAGAAACAGAAGGTGGATCAAGTTGCCAATGGTCAGCAGCATAGCTCTTCAGCTAGTGGTGGTGTCCATCCCAACCATGGATCAAGTGGACACAATGATAACACTAGCCCTTCTTTGTTATTCCCACGCTCTTCTCCAAGTGGACAACAAACAATTGATAATGCTCAAAACCAAAAGCATGACTATGCTGATATAAAAATTGCTGCCTTCTTCTTTCAGAATTCCATTCCCTTTAGTGCTGCCAAATCAACATATTACCAGGAAATGGTGGATGCTATAGCGGAATGTGGGGTGGGCTACAAAGCACCAAGTTATGATAGGTTAAGGTGTAGCCTCTTGGATAAAGTAAAGGCTGATATAAACGTGACTTACAACAAactaaaaaatgagtggaaagaAATGGGTTGTACACTCTTGTGCGATTGCTGGTCTGATGGTAGGAGCAAAACGCTTGTAGCTTTTTCTGTTACATGTCCCAGAGGAACATTATTTCTTAGGTCCATTGATATATCTGGCCATGCAGATGATCCTCATTATTTGTTTGATCTTCTTGAATCTGTAGTTCTGGAAGTTGGTGTCGAGAATGTTGTTCAAGTGATAACAGAAAGCACTGTTAGTTATATCTATGCAGGCAGGCTTCTCATGGAAAAATATCCTTCATTGTTCTGGTCTCCATGTGCTTCACATTGTATAAACAAGATGTTGGAAGATTTTAATAAGCAAGATTGGGTGAACAGAGTCTTGGAAGAAGCAAATACCATCACAAAATACATATACAGTAATGACTCGATTCTTGCTATGATAAAAAAGTTTACTTCTGGAGCGGAACTAATTAGGCCAAAATTTTCAGGAGTTGTAGCTCATTTCCTCTCTTTGAGGTCCCTTGTGATTCAAGAGGATAATTTGAAGCACATGTTCTCTCATACAGAGTGGTTATCATCCTTAGACAGCAGGCAGTCTGAAGCTCAAGCTGTCATTTCACTGTTGCACCTAGAGAGATTCTGGAAGGCTGCCCATGAAGCTGTTGCAGTATCTGAACCACTAGTTAAGATCTTGAGAATTGTAGATGGGGACATGCCTGCCATGGGCTACATATATGCAGCAATGGAGAGGGCTAAAATTAGTATTAAGACATACTATAGAAGTTTGGAGGAAAAATACGTGCCAATGTGGGAAATAATCGACAGAAGATGGTACATGCAACTTCATTCCCCACTTCATGCAGCAGCTGCATTCCTTAATCCTTCTGTATTCTACAGCCCTACCTTTAGGATTGACTCAAGGGTGAGGAATGGTTTTCAAGAAGCCATGATAAAGATGGCTACAGAGGAAagggacaagattgaaatcacTAAAGAACACCCTATATATGTAAATGCTCAAGGTGCTTTGGGGACTGAATTTGCTTTAAAGGGCCGGACATTGAATGCTCCAG GTGATTGGTGGGCTGGATATGGTTATGAAATTCCTACACTGCAGAGAGCTGCTATCCAAATTTTAAGTCAACCGTGTAGCTCCCACTGGTGTAGATGGAACTGGAGTACTTTTGAGAACATGCATAATAACAGACGTTTTAGAGCAGAGCTTGACAAATCCAGTGATTTAGTTTTTGTACACTGCAATCTCTGGTTGCAGGCAATTTCTAGAAGCAGAGACGGCAAGAATAGGCCAATCAATTTTAATGAGGTAGATGTCAGTTCTGAGTGGCCTACAGAATCTGAAGCTTGCTCCCCTCTTTTTGACGATGCATGGTTGGATTATCTTCACCCTGAGAGTAGAG CTAATATTGCAAATGATGATGAGTAG
- the LOC140013879 gene encoding uncharacterized protein isoform X3, producing MVRGRDACWEHCVLVDATRQKVRCNYCQREFSGGVYRMKFHLAQIKNKDIVPCSEVPTHVRDHIQTILSTPKKQKTTKKQKVDQVANGQQHSSSASGGVHPNHGSSGHNDNTSPSLLFPRSSPSGQQTIDNAQNQKHDYADIKIAAFFFQNSIPFSAAKSTYYQEMVDAIAECGVGYKAPSYDRLRCSLLDKVKADINVTYNKLKNEWKEMGCTLLCDCWSDGRSKTLVAFSVTCPRGTLFLRSIDISGHADDPHYLFDLLESVVLEVGVENVVQVITESTVSYIYAGRLLMEKYPSLFWSPCASHCINKMLEDFNKQDWVNRVLEEANTITKYIYSNDSILAMIKKFTSGAELIRPKFSGVVAHFLSLRSLVIQEDNLKHMFSHTEWLSSLDSRQSEAQAVISLLHLERFWKAAHEAVAVSEPLVKILRIVDGDMPAMGYIYAAMERAKISIKTYYRSLEEKYVPMWEIIDRRWYMQLHSPLHAAAAFLNPSVFYSPTFRIDSRVRNGFQEAMIKMATEERDKIEITKEHPIYVNAQGALGTEFALKGRTLNAPGDWWAGYGYEIPTLQRAAIQILSQPCSSHWCRWNWSTFENMHNNRRFRAELDKSSDLVFVHCNLWLQAISRSRDGKNRPINFNEVDVSSEWPTESEACSPLFDDAWLDYLHPESRGSR from the exons ATGGTTCGTGGGAGAGATGCCTGTTGGGAACATTGTGTTCTAGTTGATGCAACTAGGCAAAAGGTTAGGTGTAATTACTGTCAGAGGGAGTTCAGCGGAGGAGTTTACCGGATGAAGTTTCATTTGGCACAGATAAAGAACAAGGATATAGTTCCATGCAGTGAAGTACCAACCCATGTTCGGGACCATATACAAACTATACTCAGCACACCCAAGAAACAGAAGACTACTAAGAAACAGAAGGTGGATCAAGTTGCCAATGGTCAGCAGCATAGCTCTTCAGCTAGTGGTGGTGTCCATCCCAACCATGGATCAAGTGGACACAATGATAACACTAGCCCTTCTTTGTTATTCCCACGCTCTTCTCCAAGTGGACAACAAACAATTGATAATGCTCAAAACCAAAAGCATGACTATGCTGATATAAAAATTGCTGCCTTCTTCTTTCAGAATTCCATTCCCTTTAGTGCTGCCAAATCAACATATTACCAGGAAATGGTGGATGCTATAGCGGAATGTGGGGTGGGCTACAAAGCACCAAGTTATGATAGGTTAAGGTGTAGCCTCTTGGATAAAGTAAAGGCTGATATAAACGTGACTTACAACAAactaaaaaatgagtggaaagaAATGGGTTGTACACTCTTGTGCGATTGCTGGTCTGATGGTAGGAGCAAAACGCTTGTAGCTTTTTCTGTTACATGTCCCAGAGGAACATTATTTCTTAGGTCCATTGATATATCTGGCCATGCAGATGATCCTCATTATTTGTTTGATCTTCTTGAATCTGTAGTTCTGGAAGTTGGTGTCGAGAATGTTGTTCAAGTGATAACAGAAAGCACTGTTAGTTATATCTATGCAGGCAGGCTTCTCATGGAAAAATATCCTTCATTGTTCTGGTCTCCATGTGCTTCACATTGTATAAACAAGATGTTGGAAGATTTTAATAAGCAAGATTGGGTGAACAGAGTCTTGGAAGAAGCAAATACCATCACAAAATACATATACAGTAATGACTCGATTCTTGCTATGATAAAAAAGTTTACTTCTGGAGCGGAACTAATTAGGCCAAAATTTTCAGGAGTTGTAGCTCATTTCCTCTCTTTGAGGTCCCTTGTGATTCAAGAGGATAATTTGAAGCACATGTTCTCTCATACAGAGTGGTTATCATCCTTAGACAGCAGGCAGTCTGAAGCTCAAGCTGTCATTTCACTGTTGCACCTAGAGAGATTCTGGAAGGCTGCCCATGAAGCTGTTGCAGTATCTGAACCACTAGTTAAGATCTTGAGAATTGTAGATGGGGACATGCCTGCCATGGGCTACATATATGCAGCAATGGAGAGGGCTAAAATTAGTATTAAGACATACTATAGAAGTTTGGAGGAAAAATACGTGCCAATGTGGGAAATAATCGACAGAAGATGGTACATGCAACTTCATTCCCCACTTCATGCAGCAGCTGCATTCCTTAATCCTTCTGTATTCTACAGCCCTACCTTTAGGATTGACTCAAGGGTGAGGAATGGTTTTCAAGAAGCCATGATAAAGATGGCTACAGAGGAAagggacaagattgaaatcacTAAAGAACACCCTATATATGTAAATGCTCAAGGTGCTTTGGGGACTGAATTTGCTTTAAAGGGCCGGACATTGAATGCTCCAG GTGATTGGTGGGCTGGATATGGTTATGAAATTCCTACACTGCAGAGAGCTGCTATCCAAATTTTAAGTCAACCGTGTAGCTCCCACTGGTGTAGATGGAACTGGAGTACTTTTGAGAACATGCATAATAACAGACGTTTTAGAGCAGAGCTTGACAAATCCAGTGATTTAGTTTTTGTACACTGCAATCTCTGGTTGCAGGCAATTTCTAGAAGCAGAGACGGCAAGAATAGGCCAATCAATTTTAATGAGGTAGATGTCAGTTCTGAGTGGCCTACAGAATCTGAAGCTTGCTCCCCTCTTTTTGACGATGCATGGTTGGATTATCTTCACCCTGAGAGTAGAG GTTCAAGATGA